TCACAATACGGTCGACGAACCCGACGCGGACACCGGCGTTGACCATTCGTCTCCACCGGAATGCGTCGCCGCCCATGTTGAGTTTGAGGGGGGTCTGCGGATCATAGGGAAAAACCTGGTCGAGGTACTTCCGGTACAGCACAGTGGAATGGGACACATATCCCGGGCTCTTTCCGTCCGCACCGAAAGCCGCACCCCGTTCTTCCCATGTGCCGGGCTGGAGTTCCACTCGAGACCGGCCCCAGACGAACTCAAGATTTCCGGTCAATGCGCATGTCAACAGTTGTTCTATGTGATCCGGTGTATACACATCGTCGTCATCGAGATGCGAGATCCACGAGCCCTTGGCCATCTGATGCGCGAGGTTGTTCGCCTTAGTGCCCACGATCATCCACCGCTTCCTTTTGTTCTTGGGATACTGAGGACGCGTCGGCAGATTATAAAACGACACCCGCGGGTCCTTCACCGTCGCCATGCGTTCCACGGTATCGTCGGTGCAGTGGTCGCCCACAATCAACCATTCAAAATTCGTATAGCTCTGCGCCAGGACGGCCGGCAGGGTGCTTTCCGCCACCAATTGCCCCCGGTTGTACGTCGGCGTGGTGATGCTGACCAGCGGCGACCGCTCTCCCAGGTACTCATGCTCTTTTTGAGCGCGGACATGAGCCAGCAACTTACCGTCCTCGATCGCCAGCTTCTCGAACAACCGTGCGCACTTCGCCGCTCGATACCGACGGTGGGCGAAGACGGGAGCCCAGACGAGCGGACGAACAATGCGCTCATACCAACCTGATTGTTTCATCAATTCAAACGCCATGATTGTCAGCCCACCTCCATTCCACCCGGTAGTCGGGTGGCGGTCGAATCAGTTGAGGCGGGAATCACGGGCAGTACCAGGTGCGAAGGATGCGCGCGATCGTGATAGACCCGTTGCGTAGCCGGCTGTATCTCGGCATCCATCCCTTGAGGGTGTCCGGTATTGGGGTTCCGGTCCCAGAGAGGGAAATTGCTGCTGGTGACATGGAGCCGGATTTGATGTCCGGCCAGGAAGACGTTGCTCGTCGGTTGCAGCGTGACCGTAAATTCATAGATGGTTCCCGGCACCAGAAGCTCCGGTTCCCCATAAATGGAGCGGTGAAAACGCGCGCGAAGGATTCCTTCGGTCAGATTATAGGCGGTCCCATCCGGATACACATCGATCAATCTGGCAACAAGATCGGTATCGGGGGCCGAGGATGAAGCGAACAGCGTGACCACAATCGGCCCGGTTACTTCCACCGGTTGCGCGAGGGGCGCACTGGACCAAACCAATACGTCGGATCGCCCTTCATTCGGCCGCTGATCCACCGTCCCAGCCCGGATGATCGATGCCAACTCACGATCGATGACGGAGTGGTTCCCACCCAAGGTCGGAACCGGGTCATCGGGATCATACGTATAAGTAGACGGTGGCTCATTGCCCGGGAGGCGCGTG
The Nitrospira sp. CR1.1 DNA segment above includes these coding regions:
- a CDS encoding glycosyltransferase, yielding MAFELMKQSGWYERIVRPLVWAPVFAHRRYRAAKCARLFEKLAIEDGKLLAHVRAQKEHEYLGERSPLVSITTPTYNRGQLVAESTLPAVLAQSYTNFEWLIVGDHCTDDTVERMATVKDPRVSFYNLPTRPQYPKNKRKRWMIVGTKANNLAHQMAKGSWISHLDDDDVYTPDHIEQLLTCALTGNLEFVWGRSRVELQPGTWEERGAAFGADGKSPGYVSHSTVLYRKYLDQVFPYDPQTPLKLNMGGDAFRWRRMVNAGVRVGFVDRIVTLIPLRPGEAVRTISLLD